The Stigmatopora argus isolate UIUO_Sarg chromosome 16, RoL_Sarg_1.0, whole genome shotgun sequence genome has a window encoding:
- the LOC144091241 gene encoding leucine-rich repeat transmembrane neuronal protein 4-like, with product MGPMLNDGRVTHLLFPLLLLLRVPLLFSFGERTCPNSCRCEGKTVNCDSSGFLDVPENISVGCQGISLRYNELHSLLPYQFAHLGQLLWIYLDHNQISAVDGRAFQGVRRLKELIMSSNKILSLHNSTFHGIPNLRSLDLSYNKLEILQSGQFHGLRKLQNLHLRSNGLSNIPIRAFLECRSLEFLDLGYNRIKALTRTTFLGLQKLMELHLEHNQFTRINFFLFPRLANLRSLYLQWNRIKVVNQGLPWTWYTLQKLDLSGNEIQSLDPAVFHCLPNLQILNLESNKLSNVSQEAVSAWISLTSVSLAGNIWDCAGGICPLVAWLRNFRGTKDTTMICSSPKYLQGEKIMDATRSHGICEETDDVLTETPSPMSEVFSEATNEPTFAATSESPFWPPTLGRHPPFGAEPIPRPTFPGHMSQDPRDSVARSRPTHVLPPDIEHLTLHKVVVGSVALFFSMSLILTIIYVLWRRYPGATRLLHQRSMVGRKCRKKSPEPEQDLSTQLQEYYMSYNPAASPEALEMLGNGSGSCTCTISSSRECENEYTCRRPLPGAWLNELPTIH from the exons ATGG GGCCAATGCTGAATGATGGACGGGTGACACACCTCCTCTTTCCACTCCTCCTCCTATTGCGAGTTCCATTATTGTTCAGCTTCGGAGAGCGCACCTGCCCGAATAGCTGCCGGTGTGAAGGGAAAACCGTTAATTGCGATTCGTCTGGCTTCTTGGACGTCCCCGAAAACATTTCCGTTGGCTGTCAGGGTATCTCCCTACGCTACAATGAACTGCACAGTCTTTTACCCTATCAGTTTGCTCACCTGGGTCAGCTTCTCTGGATTTATTTGGATCACAATCAGATTTCGGCGGTTGACGGCCGGGCCTTCCAGGGAGTTCGTCGGCTGAAAGAGCTCATCATGAGCTCCAACAAAATCCTATCCCTGCACAATTCCACCTTCCACGGAATTCCCAATCTTCGTAGTTTAGATCTGTCCTACAACAAGTTGGAGATCCTCCAGTCGGGACAGTTCCACGGTTTGCGAAAGTTGCAAAACCTCCACCTGCGCTCGAATGGTCTCTCTAACATTCCCATCCGAGCGTTCCTGGAGTGCCGAAGTCTGGAGTTTTTGGACCTGGGCTACAATCGGATCAAGGCTCTCACGCGCACCACCTTTTTGGGCTTGCAGAAACTGATGGAGTTGCACCTCGAGCACAACCAGTTCACCCGCATTaactttttcctctttcctcgcCTGGCCAACCTCCGATCGCTCTATCTGCAGTGGAACCGCATCAAGGTGGTCAACCAGGGCCTGCCGTGGACCTGGTACACGCTGCAGAAACTTGACCTGTCCGGGAACGAAATCCAGAGCCTGGATCCAGCGGTGTTCCACTGCTTGCCCAACCTTCAGATTCTCAACCTGGAATCCAACAAACTTTCCAACGTGTCTCAAGAAGCGGTGTCGGCTTGGATCTCGCTGACTTCCGTCAGTCTGGCCGGCAACATATGGGATTGCGCCGGCGGCATCTGCCCGCTGGTGGCTTGGTTGCGAAACTTCCGCGGCACCAAAGACACCACGATGATCTGCAGCAGCCCCAAGTACCTCCAAGGAGAGAAGATCATGGACGCCACCAGAAGCCACGGCATCTGCGAGGAAACCGACGACGTTCTGACGGAGACGCCCTCGCCCATGTCCGAGGTTTTTTCCGAAGCCACCAACGAACCCACGTTCGCCGCAACCAGCGAGTCTCCGTTCTGGCCGCCGACCCTCGGACGACACCCGCCGTTCGGAGCCGAGCCGATCCCCCGCCCGACGTTCCCAGGGCACATGAGCCAGGATCCGAGAGACTCGGTGGCACGTAGTCGGCCCACCCACGTGCTTCCTCCAGACATTGAACATCTGACTCTCCACAAAGTAGTGGTGGGCAGCGTGGCGCTCTTCTTCAGCATGTCTCTCATCTTGACCATCATCTACGTCTTGTGGCGGCGCTACCCGGGCGCCACGAGACTGCTCCACCAGCGATCCATGGTTGGGCGCAAGTGTCGCAAAAAGAGTCCGGAGCCGGAGCAGGACCTAAGCACCCAGCTGCAAGAGTATTACATGAGCTACAACCCCGCCGCCTCTCCGGAGGCTCTGGAGATGCTCGGCAACGGCAGCGGCTCCTGCAC